The proteins below are encoded in one region of Candidatus Eremiobacterota bacterium:
- the dusB gene encoding tRNA dihydrouridine synthase DusB, whose amino-acid sequence MPSPVNPLRIGPHQIWPPLVLAPMSGVTNRTMRALYKPFGLGLTVTEFVSSNALQYGNKRTMEMIDQHGLEKPVSTQLWGDDPSIMAKAAQVVRECGADIVDINFGCPAPKVTKTEGGSACLRDVERCEAIMKAVVDAVDCPVTMKMRLGWTENELVFVEVAKRAQAVGVQAITLHARTAKQFYKGNADWSKIAELKRAVDVPVIGNGDLGDPHEALRRMRESGVDGVMLGRATLGNPWLVSRLRALMEGREPAPAPEAPERLRYAVHHYTTMVEEWGEQRAVPQMRKHLGFYLKGFPGASALREKLMRTETAAETLAVLDTTIAQLDSDARELAVA is encoded by the coding sequence ATGCCCTCCCCAGTCAATCCGTTACGGATCGGGCCCCACCAGATCTGGCCGCCCCTCGTGCTCGCTCCCATGTCGGGAGTGACCAACCGCACCATGCGCGCCCTCTACAAGCCGTTCGGGCTTGGCCTTACGGTGACGGAATTCGTATCCTCAAACGCGCTGCAGTACGGCAACAAGCGGACGATGGAGATGATCGATCAGCATGGTTTGGAAAAGCCCGTCTCCACGCAACTCTGGGGCGACGATCCCTCGATTATGGCCAAGGCGGCGCAGGTCGTGCGCGAGTGCGGAGCCGACATCGTCGACATCAACTTCGGCTGCCCCGCGCCGAAGGTCACCAAGACCGAAGGCGGCAGCGCGTGCCTGCGCGACGTCGAGCGCTGCGAAGCGATCATGAAGGCGGTCGTCGACGCGGTCGACTGTCCGGTGACGATGAAGATGCGGCTGGGCTGGACCGAGAACGAGCTGGTCTTCGTCGAGGTCGCGAAGCGCGCGCAGGCGGTCGGCGTCCAGGCGATCACGCTGCACGCGCGCACCGCGAAACAGTTCTACAAGGGCAACGCCGACTGGTCGAAGATCGCTGAGCTGAAGCGCGCGGTCGACGTCCCGGTGATCGGCAACGGCGATCTCGGCGACCCGCACGAGGCGCTGCGCCGCATGCGCGAGTCGGGCGTCGACGGGGTGATGCTCGGCCGTGCGACGCTCGGCAACCCGTGGCTGGTCTCGCGCTTGCGCGCGCTGATGGAAGGCCGGGAGCCGGCGCCGGCGCCCGAAGCGCCGGAACGGCTGCGCTATGCGGTGCACCACTATACCACGATGGTCGAGGAGTGGGGCGAGCAGCGCGCGGTTCCGCAGATGCGCAAGCACCTCGGCTTCTACCTGAAAGGCTTCCCCGGCGCGAGCGCGCTGCGCGAGAAGCTGATGCGCACCGAGACGGCCGCCGAGACGCTCGCGGTGCTCGACACGACGATTGCGCAGCTGGATTCGGACGCGCGCGAGCTGGCCGTCGCGTGA